In Equus quagga isolate Etosha38 chromosome 14, UCLA_HA_Equagga_1.0, whole genome shotgun sequence, one DNA window encodes the following:
- the LOC124225298 gene encoding olfactory receptor 8B12-like, giving the protein MAADNTSSVIEFILTGLTNHPELQIPLFFLFLGLYTVTIMGNLGLITLIGLNSHLHIPMYFFLFNLSFIDFSFSTAIIPKMLMSFVSKKNIISYAGCMTQLFFFCFFVFSESFILSAMAYDRYVTMSPQVCLLLSLGVYGMGVFGAMAHTGNIVFLTFCAGNIVNHYMCDILPLLELSCSSSYINVLVVFIVVTIGIGMPIVAIFISYGFILASIFHIRSTEGRSKAFSTCSSHIIAVSLFFGSGAFMYLKPPSVLPLEQGKVSSLFYTIVVPMFNPLIYSLRNKDVKFALKKTLSRITFS; this is encoded by the coding sequence ATGGCTGCAGACAACACCTCCTCTGTGATAGAGTTTATCCTCACAGGCTTAACAAACCATCCAGAACTCCAgatccccctcttcttcctgtttctaggTCTCTACACGGTCACCATAATGGGGAACCTGGGCTTGATAACCCTGATTGGGCTGAATTCTCACCTTCATAttcccatgtactttttcctcttcaaCTTGTCCTTCATAGATTTTAGTTTCTCTACTGCCATCATCCCCAAAATGCTAATGAGTTTTGTCTCAAAGAAGAACATCATTTCCTATGCAGGGTGTATGActcagctctttttcttttgtttttttgtcttttctgaatCCTTCATCTTGTCAGCGATGGCATATGACCGCTATGTTACCATGTCTCCTCAAGTGTGTTTACTCCTCTCGTTAGGTGTCTATGGGATGGGAGTTTTCGGGGCTATGGCCCATACGGGAAATATAGTGTTTCTGACCTTTTGTGCTGGCAACATTGTCAATCACTATATGTGTGACATCCTTCCCCTCCTTGAGCTCTCCTGCAGTAGCTCTTACATAAACGTACTAGTAGTCTTTATTGTTGTGACTATTGGCATTGGGATGCCCATTGTTGCCATTTTTATCTCTTACGGTttcatccttgccagcattttcCACATCAGGTCCACTGAAGGCAGGTCCAAAGCCTTTAGTACTTGCAGTTCCCACATAATtgcagtttctcttttctttgggtCGGGAGCTTTTATGTACCTCAAACCACCTTCCGTTTTACCCCTTGAGCAGGGGAAAGTGTCTTCCTTGTTCTATACCATTGTTGTGCCTATGTTCAACCCATTAATCTATAGCCTGAGGAATAAGGACGTCAAATTTGCTCTGAAGAAAACCTTGAGCAGAATAACTTTCTcttga